TAGGATTTGGTAATTTGTCATAAAACATACCTAAGTTGGTTTCGTTTTCAccaattttttaataatattgtTCGAATTCCATAATGTAACTTTCGATATATTTCATATTACAGACAGACAAATTACTTAGGTTTCTTTGACATTCGATCCTTTTTTCATCAGGATCTGCCTTAGACCCGATAAATTCTGATTCAACGTATTGACATAATTGTCTAAACATGGTAGTAGGTGGTTCTGATTCTCTTAATAATCCTTTAACGTCTTCATCTAACCCATCATACCAATCAGCTACACACCCATACAAACTGTGTTCTATGTAATTAAGAAAGTTTTCTGATGTCCATTCTGTATTTAAGTTGAGCACGCTACTCATACTCTTTTTCCAATGTTCTATGACATCTTCTCTATTTCTTAATCCATCTAGGTTTAACTTATACCAAGTTTGACTAATCGGTTCGAGTtttatttcctctcttttagggAACTTGTTTGGCATAACCTTCGCACTAAACCAGGTCGTCTTTCCTGATACATATTTAGGTTGTGTGCAGCTAGATTCTCCTTGATATCTAGGTCTTTGGATAAAATTATTAACGCAGTTGTTTCCCATGGTCTTTTCTTGCACTATTTCTTCTCCAACTTCGTTGTTATTATCAACCACCATTTTTCCTAATTTGTTTTCAACCTTTTGTTGTATGATTTCTAAAGGTATAGCCTCTAGGTCTTCTAGTTTTATTAATCCCATTTGTTGGTATAAATCTTCTTCAATGGATATATAGTTATTTTCGTTGTCTTCACTATCTGAAGCGACCCATTTTTCGGCAATTACCTTCATAATGTTGTTTAGTTCGTTAGGACTTTCTTCGTgatcaaacaatttctcaagTTCTTCTAGATTTTTATCCTTAAGATTCTGGCTCATTTTTTCTAGTAATAGTACTTTCCTCGATTTTCTTAGGACGTTCTACTGTGAATTTCTTACTCTTGtctgaattttgaaatggataCTTATACTTAAACGGAGTTCCTttaacactactacaaaacccTTCCTTAGGTCTGGCTTGATGTCTTACTTCGTTTGTTATGGCAAGTCCGAGTTGTTGAACTTGGTCTTGTAGTTCAAGGATTTGTTAATAAGTATCAGACGTTAatcttgttattttattttcaatatTAATGCAACGAGCATAAATATTATCAATTTCGAGTTTTAGATCTCCAATTTGGTCCACTATATAATTAAGGATTGGTCCAAAATTATTTGCACCATCAGGTAGATGATAAATATGAGTATACTCAGGTTTGTTGCACACAGTAGGGAGTGTGATTCGCTCCAGGTTTAAAAACCTTACTCAAACTTAGAAAcgtggctctgataccaaatcGACAATAATACGTTATGTGATGACAgtatactaataaatataagtgaCAAGATATAATTTGACAATGACAacaagttattattatttttttttagacAATGACAGTATATTGTCTGTTATGACAATAAGTTTATCAAAAATGACAATAATCTTTTAACGAAATGTAATTTTACATATAAATTTGGTTTTGAGtactctttttaaaaaaaaaaattattgtggGTATGGACTTAGGAAATCGTTGTCCACCAGCGATGTAGCATTACTCGCAGGTTAGTGCCGTTGATTGTGTTTTCCTCATTTTAGCTATGTGTGATGCTTGTTTGCGCATATGGAGTACGTTAGGCTTGGGTTTACACGCCACACATATTGTTTACTCGTTAATATCTTAATTAGTtataggcaaatttgccaaaaaggaccttttataactcaaattttgcgagaaatgaccttatataattttttttgtgaaaacacaccttaaagttttttttttgcgagaaaggacctaaggaaagtttccggcattgactgagcttttccggccattaacttgcacgtgagcagcacgtgtggcttacgttggctaaagacactgattttcccgactcttgaattttcaaacttgattttatttcgattttttttttcaactttagttttaaagcttagaattttggaggaaaattgggtgtgattagcaaaataaagccacacgtgcttctcacgtgtaAGTCAATAGCcaaaaaagctcagtcaatgccggaaatttacttttggttgtctttcgcaaaaagaaattatattaatgtgtgatttgacaaaaaaaaaattatataaggtcctttctcgcaaaaaattttacattaaggtgttttttgacaaaaaaagttatataaggtcctttctcgcaaaatttggattataaaaggtcctttttaacaaatttgccttaGTTATATTAACAATGGACCTtagttatacggagtattaacaTTGGACCTAGACCAAATATAACCCtcaattgaataaaaaataaccACCATAATAAATGTCAAAGTCCAACCGAACTTGTATCCACACTTGAGTCACAATTCACGTTTCAAAAGAGATTATTTAGTAAGCCGGTTTAGGGAATTAAGTGTATTTTCCATTCAATTGAATTTCACTAATCTAAATTGATATGAACTAAACTGGACTTGTCTAAAAATAATACAATTATTTATTGCTAAATTCATTAACAAATAGTCTATCTTCAAATTTTATAGGAAGTACACAAATACACATTTCTGAACCAATATTAACTAATACTTCATCATTTCCTCCTCTTTCGATTTATGATGATGATAAGGAGAACATAGAAACTCATTTCTAAATTCACAAACAAACATGTGAAAATGAGGGTATCACAACTATCTATCTCAAAAACACATTCGATCAAGACGACCTATTATGTCAGTCCTACCGTCCTACTCTTCATTCCAAAGCAAAGTACCAACATTCGATTCTCGTAGATACAATACATAATTAGTCCCTTCGTCTTACAATATTCGTTCACTTATAGGGTCACGGATTACAAAGTGCACAAAGATTGTAAAATCAATGGAGAAATACTTGGACACCTTCCAATTAGACTATGAATTGCCAATGCTTGCGCCTGGACTATAAATTAAAGCTTTTGTACcaataatcaaagctagaaCTCATTACAAACACACACGATCAAGACAGCCTATCATGTCACTCCTACCGTTCATTCCAAAACAAAGTATCCACTACTCCCTTCGTCCTACAATACTCGTGCACTTATAAGGTCACAAATTACAAAGTGCACGAAGATTGTAAAATGAAGGGAGTGCGTATTACTTAGATACCTTCCAATTAAACcacaaatttgacaagactataAATCAACACTTATCTACCAATCAATCAAAGCTAGCTAGAACTTATTGACATGTTCTGTTTCAAAaagaatattgaaaggtttagTATTGTTAAGAGTATCTTTCAAGATTGAGATCTGACCATCTTTGAGGAGTGTATCTTCTTCTAGGCACTCTATCTTCTTCTTAAGTGACTCGACTTCATGATTCAGCAACATGTTTTTCTCGCTGTATCCCTTCACCTCCTGCCACATGAAATCTCTCTCTTGACTTACTTTCGATAGAGTTCCTCTAATAGTCGTGAGCTCTTCATCATATGACCGTATGTCACCTTGAATCTGATTTATGGTTCCATCCTTTTTAATCATCTATTCAAGCAAGCAAGTGTAAAGACTGTTAAATAATGTTCATGAGTCTTTAATTACTTACTTTGTGTTGATAACTTGAGATACCTGTCAAAAACTGTCCCAACTCCTCCCAATCCTAAACAAATCTGACTTGAAATCTTAAAAAGACCATGAAAACTTAtttgaaacatgttcttcaaacTCGAAAAATGCACTTGACTGACTCTACCAACCCGAATAAGTTGGCATATAATACAAAACCCTAACCAAACCCAACAAAATTTAAGTGAAGATCTCATAATCAcactaaaacaaaaaacactTCTAATCCGAATAATTAGATTGACATACCAGAACTCAAACTAACCTGTTTCATAGGTGACCATTTTCATGCAAATTACAAGCAACATTTTTTAATATGATCAAGTAAACTATACTAGATCTGATCAAAAGGTGGGGCGGGCCGGGTTCGGCCCGCCGCGGTCATAAAAAACTGCCCATTGTTTCGGGCCAATTTTGTGTGTTcaaaacccgctattttgggcaaaaatggcggCTCATTTCGGGACGGGTCAAAATTATAACTAAATTTGTTGTTTTACGTTGCTCAAAGCccgcattttttttaaaaatcggGCCGGGCCCGAAAATCAAATCGGGTCGGAATATTCTGCCCAAAACCCGGTGATTTTCGGGCCGAATGTTGATCAGCTCTAAACTATACTGAGAAGGCAGGattaaaaaatgtaaaaaaaacGCAATGCGCTTACCTGAAGTTCAAGATTCTTCATTTTATGATTTACACAAGAAACAGTATCAGACGTGTCTTGGATCTCTCTCTGCAGAACATCATGACTCCTCAGTGCTCTGGCTAGTTCAACCTGCATTTGTTCTACTTCCTTCTCTTTGAAATACAGTTTTTCCTTCAGAATTTTTGTTAGTAGCCTCTCTGCCTCTAGCTCAGATTTTAAATCATCCTACAAAAGTAAAATTGTACATCAGAACAAGGAACGAAAAAGCAGGTACTTCATACACAAATAATGGGGTGTAACAACTTTGACCATAGTTTTAATCGATTATCAAAGCTCGTAAAGTTTGACCATATTCGCTTACCTCCAAAGCCTCTCTATTAGATGTATCAGGTAACTCAGGTTCAGAACTAGCTATATTAGCTTTCTCCTTTAAAACAGCAGCAGTTTTTCCTAGGCTTCGTGTTAGCTGCTCTAAATCTTTCCTGAATCTCTGAACTTTTATACCATGTTGAACGAGAGAATGTGATTCCATAAAACCCTCAGAATCTGTTTTTCTCTCAAGAACACCGAGCAGATTATCACACATTGGGATACACTCATTTAGAAGAGATAAGCCCATGTTCTGCAAGCACTGAACATAAGATACCAGCTCATGCTCTAGTTTTAGAGCTGAAGAACCACCCACTTTTCCCATATTCTTTAATCGCTCCaacaaatatatattttcactGCGAAGAGAATTGGTTTCAACTATACAAGTCTCCAACTGTCTCCTCAGATCTTGTTCAACTCCTGTCAAACGGAGTTGTTCCATTTGCAATTTGTTCGTAGGGTTCTCTGAATTTAAACATTGCCTTAATCCATCAACTGCCCTTTCTTGTTCAGTACAAGTCCCTCGAAGCCTTGCAACTACTTTGGTCAACTCAATATAATCTCTATCCTTTTCCTTGTAGTTTCTTTCCATAGAAGATTGAACTTCTTCAGAAACTTTCAGCTTATAATGAATCTCTGACAGCTGTTCCCGCAGACTGTCATTTTCCGATCTAGCTTCATCTGTTTCGGCTATTATATTCTTGAGATGAATCTGCATGTGTGATATTCTATCAGTGTACTCTTTTTCCTTGTTGTGGAAACCAGATTTTTCTCTTTGAAGAGACACGTTTTTTTCTGCAAGTTCCATTACTCTGTCTCTTAATCGATGCTCTTCTGACTGAAATTGTTTAAGCTTATCTTCCCATTCATCAGACCTTCTATCCAGCTCCTTCTGTAATCTAGATTTCACATCATCCTTATCTCTCTCCAGTTTCACTATCGTCGAGTTCATCTCTCCCTTCAACAATGACACTGCTTCTTTAGCAGCAACCTTTTCAGCAATCCGACACTGTAATTGATCATAGATTTCAAGCACCAAACTCCTTTTCTCTTCAACTAGGTTTCTAACATTCTCATCACTGTAATACTGAAATGATCTACCTTCAGCAAGCTGCTCAGAGAGTAGTCGCGTTCTTTCTTTAACTTCCTCTAATTTCCTCTGCAATGCTAAAGCAGCTTGATCCTCCTTTTCTTCAGATAACAAAGTAGAACTTTGCCCATCCAAATGCTTGTCAAGGATATCAACTCGGGTAGGATCATAACATTGCCGATCTGATTGCTTGTCACATACAGTTGTTGGCATCTCTACCCAATTGGGGCAAGTATCTCCATGACTTTTTGGGTCACATAATTGTTCTATCCTCAGAAGTCTTTCAACCACATCCTTTGCAATCTTTCTTGGAGACTCAGGTTGATTTTCGGACTTTAAAGAGTAATTTCTAGAAAGGAAAAACAAGTTACTCTCTTTGGAACTTCTAGGGTAATAATCACTGGTTCCAAGCTTCATTTCTTGATGCTGCTCACCATCTATGTAGAGGTCTAGCACTTTTCCTGGAATAGAAGTTGAAACAAAGGAACTCTGAGGtgaacttgaatcagatgggCAGGAGCAAGCATGGTCCTGTAAGACTTCTGCGCGAGACATCTTAACAGTAGCTACATTAAACCCTTTGGGCTTAGAATCGCCTTTGTTGAACTGATAATCACTAAAACAAGGAAAATTTGAGGAAGTGTCagtattttttttggtgcaaatgggcaatataaattacaaatggctccctgagacctattgtacatagtccctcagtcttaaccactaggccaagacatcattggtagaGGAAGGGTCAGTATGAAATAGTACAAGATGTCTATTGAGTGACAAGTCAGATAGACATTAGGTTTATCAAGTCTACAAAATATAAGTTTATTATTATACAAACACTGCCTTGTttcaattactccctccgtcccaaaattatagtcttgtCTTCTATTTCGAGCGTCCCAAATTTATTGTGATGTTTCCTTATTTGGACATTACTTTACCACTTTCCCATACACTATATTCCCcttttcttaaaacccgtgtttttagtcaaacaggacaataattttgggacggagggagtaataagcaAGGGGATGATTGCTTACTTGGCGGAGGAACTCAACTATAGTGTTATTTGATCCTGTTATTCAGTAAATTGAGCAGAAGAAAGAACTTACCAATCAGAAATATCACGTCTTCTATGCCTTGGTGGAATATTTTTCCAATCCCTCAACCCGGTAAGATCTTGTTCACTGAACCTACCGCTATTGTCTGCTGCTGATGACATCTGAAAACTCCGACTTCTCCTAAGAACTAAGTTACTCCTTGTCTGTGATATGGTCTTTTTCTCAGTAACTTTTCCCTCACAGATAGGGATGCTGTGCTCAGAATTTCTGACCTTATTCTCCAAATTTCCCGAACCCATTGTCTTCCATCGCATTTGTGAGGACTGTTTCTTATCTCTTGTTGCTGGAGACTTCTGACGCTGTTCACCTCCTTCGGCTCCATGTGATGAAGAAGATTTGGGAAAGAAAAGTTTTTTCATCCTTATTCTTCAAGTAGCAGCATATATATGACCAAAATTTTAAATGATAATAGGTTTTGGCCTTCTTTCTATGGCTTGGCTAATTAAGCTTTGTAGTGCGAAGAGACCCTACAAATTAAGATCAATCAAAAGTTTTCGGAAGACAGCAACACATAATTGTGTCATTGTGAGTACTAATAACTCAACTAAAGAGCTAAATGTGGCATATACACTGTCAGAATACACACTACAGCAGTACAACGCCTACACTGTCAGATTCAGTTGATTATCAAACAGATTGTCATATTCAACTAAACATTATTGTTTTTGGTTATTGACTACTCAGTACAAAAACTCAGCTAGGAGATTATCATATTCTACCAAACAATATCAAAATCTGTTTGTCATGAAAACAAGCTACTCCGTAACAAATTGCTAATGCAAAAAGCCTTGTGTTTGAAATGCAACGATTTTCAGTAAAGGTTCAGAGTCGCCTCATTGGTATAATAATTCAAACAATTGTGTCCTTAACTGATTGAATACGAAAACTTAATTCCCATATTCATCTAGGCTAAATAAACCACACACCCCAAAAAGTGTTCCTAACAAAAAAGACGACAAATGTATGCTCCGTATACACTACATACGAAATTGTATTACTCAGACTCGTCATTTTAACCCaaaatatactccgtacatGAAATATTCGACACACCAGCAGGCACATGGACACACATTTCTCTATTGACCTCATACAATTGTCAAGCATTAGTGTCAAAGCACAAGACAAACTCACAAAAGGCCAATTTTCCGTACAATGAAACTTCTTTGTTTTCGGCAGTTTTTGCACAATAAATTTGTCATTTTATAAACTGCATTACTAAAGACAAATTACAAGCTTACAATTTATAAAAACTAAATTCTACTTCATAAATAATGAACAAATTCATCTAACAAAAGAATTCAAACAATTCCAAATAGCATAAATACTTACTCACCCACAATTCTTTGGCACATAATTCAAACACTTCCAACAAAATTATGATCAACCCTTCACCAAAAACCAGAGAATTTCACCAAATAACAACTCTCTGGTGGCAGATAAACAACAGTTTTCAACCAAATTATGAGATTTCTTCAATCAAAATCCAAGGATTCCATGAAAATGACAAATACCCATCTCAGGAAAACGTACAAAGATGACAAATTTATGAAAAGGGAATTataaaaattgaattaaatgGAAGAAAATCCAGTTCCTCCAAACTTTTGCCACAAAAAAGATGAACAGAAATCAGTTGCAGAAGTTATAGAATAAAGTTGTTGAAATTTACTAGAAATAAAAGGTACCTGGAAATTGCGGCAAATTAAGAACAAAGTAAGGATGATGATTAACGATACTGACACGCCTGACAGCCTGACAGTGCAGAGTATTATCGGGATTGAAGCAGTTGAGTTACGTCTGAGAGAGATTTTTTAAAAGTAGGTTAACATTAATTTTTTAAGCAGAGGAATTAGTACTAGTTTAAGAGTTCTTAATTAAAAACTCAATCCTGCTTTGGCAACTAGGTCACGATGATTggatttttgttgtttttttcggCAGAAATGAGTTTTTGTTTTACTCCTTTGTTTGAGAATTGAAAGTCTCATTTCACTTGACAATTCGGGTTTGTACTGATTAAACTTCTAAATTTAACTCGACTGGtttattcaatttaattttaaatacttTATTATACTAAATAGTACTCCCCCCTCTGTCCCTTATAGTCTCGTTTGACTAAAACACaggttttaagaaaaatggaatatagtacatgaaaaaggagaataaagtacaaatgatgatcAAAAGCTTTTGTGTTAGACGGACTAACCCTCACGCGCCTGTCAGACCACCCGCTTTCCCCACGCGCGAGTGAGACCACGCGCACTATAAAAgcaaattttctctctcttctcattTCCTCTACTCTGAATGATTCATTCTATCTCTTCTCTCCCCTCCccccctctcctctctcctgcTTCAACACTCAAACCCTCCGCCTCTTTCGTCAACAACTCTGCTCAAAATCCAAAGGAAATCAGGAGGTGGAGGTGCGACGGTGGAGGTGCTACAGCTATGTCGATCTCGCCGCCGACCTCTCTCCCTCCCCAAGCTCATGACAATTTTCTCAAAAGTATCTCGATCTACTTCGTATTTTCGAGAAAATGGCGAGGAAGGCGGCGGCGTTGTTCGGGAATGAGGTAACTCTTCATCTCTCCTCTATTCTTCAGTTATCTTAGGTTTTGatttttcaaattaattttttattataaatttaggtgaatttaggtttttgattttagGTTTTTTTTGCCTCTGATTAGTTGCGACTGtggtggtggtttttaatctgAATTCTTGATGAGTTTGGATCCATGATTACATGCAATGGTAACAATTAGGCTCGACAAGTCACAGATTAAAGGGAGTTTAAGGAGTTTAATTCTCATCCCAGTTTCTTCCGGCAGATGAATCCCGAAGCTACATTCCTTTTCCGGCCATTTTGAAGGAGCAATAGTGTATACTTCGTATTTGATTTATTTGTAATGATTATTGGTTTTAGTTAAAAATAACTTCATTTTAGTTA
This sequence is a window from Spinacia oleracea cultivar Varoflay chromosome 1, BTI_SOV_V1, whole genome shotgun sequence. Protein-coding genes within it:
- the LOC110777869 gene encoding uncharacterized protein; protein product: MKKLFFPKSSSSHGAEGGEQRQKSPATRDKKQSSQMRWKTMGSGNLENKVRNSEHSIPICEGKVTEKKTISQTRSNLVLRRSRSFQMSSAADNSGRFSEQDLTGLRDWKNIPPRHRRRDISDCDYQFNKGDSKPKGFNVATVKMSRAEVLQDHACSCPSDSSSPQSSFVSTSIPGKVLDLYIDGEQHQEMKLGTSDYYPRSSKESNLFFLSRNYSLKSENQPESPRKIAKDVVERLLRIEQLCDPKSHGDTCPNWVEMPTTVCDKQSDRQCYDPTRVDILDKHLDGQSSTLLSEEKEDQAALALQRKLEEVKERTRLLSEQLAEGRSFQYYSDENVRNLVEEKRSLVLEIYDQLQCRIAEKVAAKEAVSLLKGEMNSTIVKLERDKDDVKSRLQKELDRRSDEWEDKLKQFQSEEHRLRDRVMELAEKNVSLQREKSGFHNKEKEYTDRISHMQIHLKNIIAETDEARSENDSLREQLSEIHYKLKVSEEVQSSMERNYKEKDRDYIELTKVVARLRGTCTEQERAVDGLRQCLNSENPTNKLQMEQLRLTGVEQDLRRQLETCIVETNSLRSENIYLLERLKNMGKVGGSSALKLEHELVSYVQCLQNMGLSLLNECIPMCDNLLGVLERKTDSEGFMESHSLVQHGIKVQRFRKDLEQLTRSLGKTAAVLKEKANIASSEPELPDTSNREALEDDLKSELEAERLLTKILKEKLYFKEKEVEQMQVELARALRSHDVLQREIQDTSDTVSCVNHKMKNLELQMIKKDGTINQIQGDIRSYDEELTTIRGTLSKVSQERDFMWQEVKGYSEKNMLLNHEVESLKKKIECLEEDTLLKDGQISILKDTLNNTKPFNILFETEHVNKF